From Synoicihabitans lomoniglobus, the proteins below share one genomic window:
- the gpmI gene encoding 2,3-bisphosphoglycerate-independent phosphoglycerate mutase, with translation MSNAKPEARKPVLLVIRDGWGKSPDPATNATNATELATKPCDDALQASSPRALVRASGLDVGLPDGVMGNSEVGHENIGAGRIVDQELVRLNKLFLEGKLASNATWHSIIERVKAGGRLHLMGIVSDAGVHGMLEHLYGILQQAKTDGISDVFIHAFTDGRDTPPTSGLGYVRAVDAKCAEIGVGKIASVCGRFWSMDRDNRWERVQKAYDLLTGRAAVATATSAEQAVQQYYDAPLTPSQTGDEFVAPTAIVDAAGEPVAHFQDGDAILFYNYRGDRPREITKAFVMDDFDGFDRGQKLDLYYATMTEYEKGLPVHIVSPKPEKLKNILGEVVANAGIGQFRCAETEKNPHVTFFFNNYRADPFRGEDRACPASPKVPTYDEQPEMSAAEVTALSKEAILSGKYGLIVVNFANPDMVGHTGNLEAVVKAVEATDRGVAELLGALASVGGKAIVSADHGNCEQMWNPDTNGPHTAHTLNLVALYVVGEGFTKDGTKMREGGRLGDIAPTVLDLMGLEKPVEMTGESLIVH, from the coding sequence ATGTCCAACGCCAAGCCCGAAGCCCGCAAGCCCGTTCTCCTCGTAATCCGTGATGGTTGGGGTAAGAGCCCCGACCCCGCGACCAACGCCACCAATGCGACCGAACTCGCGACCAAGCCGTGTGACGATGCCCTGCAGGCGTCGAGCCCCCGGGCACTGGTGCGGGCGTCCGGTCTCGACGTGGGTCTGCCCGATGGCGTGATGGGCAACAGTGAGGTGGGGCACGAAAACATCGGCGCGGGTCGCATCGTCGATCAGGAGCTGGTGCGGCTCAACAAGCTCTTTCTCGAAGGCAAACTCGCTTCCAACGCCACGTGGCACTCGATCATCGAGCGCGTGAAAGCGGGCGGTCGCCTCCACCTCATGGGCATCGTATCCGACGCCGGGGTGCACGGCATGTTGGAGCATCTCTACGGTATTCTGCAGCAGGCCAAAACCGATGGCATCAGTGACGTGTTCATTCACGCCTTCACCGACGGTCGCGACACGCCGCCGACCAGCGGGCTCGGTTACGTGCGGGCCGTGGATGCGAAATGTGCCGAAATCGGGGTGGGGAAGATCGCCTCGGTTTGCGGACGTTTCTGGAGCATGGATCGCGACAATCGCTGGGAACGGGTGCAAAAGGCCTACGATCTCCTCACCGGCCGCGCGGCGGTCGCCACCGCCACCAGCGCGGAGCAGGCGGTGCAACAGTATTACGACGCGCCGCTGACCCCGAGCCAGACCGGTGACGAATTCGTGGCGCCCACCGCCATCGTCGATGCCGCGGGCGAACCGGTGGCACACTTTCAGGATGGTGACGCGATTTTGTTCTACAACTATCGCGGCGACCGGCCGCGTGAGATCACCAAGGCCTTTGTCATGGATGATTTTGATGGCTTCGACCGGGGTCAAAAGCTCGATCTCTATTACGCCACCATGACCGAGTATGAAAAAGGTCTGCCGGTTCACATCGTATCGCCCAAACCCGAGAAGTTGAAAAATATCCTCGGTGAAGTCGTCGCCAACGCAGGTATCGGCCAGTTCCGCTGCGCCGAGACGGAAAAGAACCCGCACGTCACCTTCTTCTTCAACAACTACCGGGCCGATCCGTTTCGTGGTGAAGACCGGGCCTGTCCGGCCAGTCCGAAGGTCCCGACCTATGACGAGCAGCCCGAAATGTCCGCGGCGGAAGTCACGGCGCTCTCGAAAGAGGCGATCCTGTCCGGAAAATACGGACTGATTGTGGTCAACTTCGCGAACCCCGACATGGTCGGCCACACCGGTAATCTCGAAGCCGTGGTGAAAGCCGTGGAAGCGACGGATCGCGGCGTCGCGGAATTGCTCGGGGCCCTGGCATCGGTCGGCGGCAAAGCCATCGTGTCGGCCGATCACGGCAATTGTGAACAGATGTGGAATCCCGACACCAACGGTCCCCACACCGCGCACACCCTCAATCTCGTGGCGCTCTATGTCGTGGGCGAAGGTTTTACCAAAGACGGCACCAAGATGCGCGAAGGAGGCCGCCTCGGTGACATCGCACCCACCGTTCTCGACCTCATGGGGCTGGAAAAGCCGGTTGAAATGACAGGTGAGAGCCTGATCGTGCACTGA
- the aspS gene encoding aspartate--tRNA ligase, whose protein sequence is MKHTHHCAQLTSADINSTVTLVGWVDTIRDQGGIIFIDLRDRKGLTQIKLEPHDNEQLGEQLKHLKDESVIAVAGLVSPRPEGTQNANLPTGQIEVVATELQIHNLADTPPFPLDDAGGDKVNEDLRLTYRYLDLRRPRMRRNLQMRHTVSKTIRDYFDEQDFIEVETPFLFKSTPEGAREYLVPSRIHPGEFYALSQSPQQYKQILMVAGVERYFQIARCFRDEDLRSDRQMEFTQVDVEASFVDREDIYALFEGMVKQVWKQAAGVDIETPILRMSYQEAMNRFGVDKPDMRFGLELVDFSETFRASSFKVFSGTVKNGGSIKAINAKGLADITQGELKSLEDAAKSLGAKGLAFIKVEAGEWKSPIVKFFSDEEKAALTAQLGLEDGDIIFFAAAEWERACSILGRVRLDSAALLQKRGKIELRADDWKFLWVIEFPLMSYDEEAGRFVATHHPFTSPVPEDIPLLDTDPKAVRGQHYDLVLNGMELGGGSIRIHQPALQKKVFEDVLKIPADVVESRFGYMLKAFKYGAPPHGGIAFGLDRMVALLCGTTSIRDVIAFPKTQRGQDLMAQSPTPVTARQLKELHIQTVVPETD, encoded by the coding sequence ATGAAGCACACCCATCACTGTGCCCAGCTCACTTCAGCTGACATCAACTCCACCGTCACCCTCGTGGGTTGGGTGGATACCATCCGCGACCAGGGTGGCATCATTTTCATCGATTTGCGTGACCGCAAAGGTCTCACGCAGATTAAGCTGGAGCCGCACGACAACGAGCAGTTGGGCGAGCAGCTCAAGCACCTGAAAGACGAGTCAGTCATTGCCGTGGCAGGTTTGGTTTCGCCGCGTCCCGAGGGCACTCAAAACGCCAATCTACCCACCGGGCAGATCGAGGTCGTCGCGACGGAGCTCCAGATTCACAACCTCGCCGACACGCCGCCGTTTCCGCTCGACGATGCCGGGGGTGACAAGGTCAACGAGGACCTGCGTCTCACTTACCGTTATCTCGATCTGCGGCGTCCGCGCATGCGCCGTAATCTCCAGATGCGGCACACGGTCAGCAAGACGATCCGCGATTACTTCGACGAGCAGGATTTCATTGAGGTGGAAACGCCGTTTCTCTTTAAGAGCACGCCGGAAGGTGCGCGCGAGTATCTCGTGCCGTCGCGCATCCATCCCGGCGAGTTCTACGCGCTGTCGCAGTCGCCCCAGCAGTATAAGCAGATTCTGATGGTGGCGGGCGTGGAACGGTATTTCCAGATCGCGCGTTGTTTTCGCGACGAAGATCTGCGTTCCGACCGGCAGATGGAATTCACCCAAGTCGACGTGGAGGCCTCTTTCGTCGATCGGGAGGACATTTATGCCCTCTTCGAAGGCATGGTGAAACAGGTGTGGAAGCAGGCCGCCGGCGTCGACATCGAGACGCCGATCCTCCGCATGTCCTACCAGGAGGCCATGAACCGCTTTGGCGTCGACAAGCCCGACATGCGTTTCGGTCTCGAACTGGTTGATTTTTCCGAAACCTTCCGGGCTTCCTCCTTCAAAGTATTCTCCGGCACGGTCAAAAACGGCGGTTCGATCAAAGCGATCAACGCGAAAGGACTGGCCGACATCACCCAAGGTGAGCTCAAGAGTTTGGAAGACGCGGCCAAATCGCTGGGCGCCAAGGGCCTGGCCTTCATCAAGGTCGAGGCGGGGGAATGGAAGTCGCCCATCGTAAAGTTCTTCTCTGATGAGGAGAAAGCCGCTCTGACCGCGCAACTCGGCCTCGAAGACGGTGACATCATCTTTTTCGCGGCGGCCGAGTGGGAGCGAGCGTGCTCGATCCTCGGACGCGTGCGTCTCGACAGTGCGGCGTTGCTCCAGAAGCGAGGCAAAATCGAGCTGCGGGCCGACGATTGGAAATTTCTCTGGGTCATCGAGTTTCCGCTCATGAGCTACGATGAAGAAGCCGGGCGTTTCGTCGCCACGCACCATCCGTTCACCTCGCCGGTGCCGGAGGACATCCCGCTGCTCGACACCGACCCCAAGGCGGTGCGCGGACAACACTACGACCTCGTGCTCAACGGCATGGAGTTGGGCGGCGGCTCGATTCGTATTCACCAACCGGCATTGCAGAAGAAAGTCTTCGAAGACGTGCTCAAAATCCCGGCCGATGTCGTGGAGAGTCGTTTCGGCTACATGCTCAAGGCCTTCAAATATGGGGCGCCTCCCCATGGTGGCATCGCGTTTGGTCTCGATCGCATGGTCGCGCTATTATGCGGAACCACCAGCATTCGCGATGTGATTGCCTTCCCCAAGACCCAGCGGGGGCAGGATCTCATGGCGCAAAGCCCGACCCCGGTGACCGCTCGCCAACTCAAAGAGTTGCACATCCAGACGGTGGTGCCGGAAACGGATTAA